Proteins from a genomic interval of Maylandia zebra isolate NMK-2024a linkage group LG15, Mzebra_GT3a, whole genome shotgun sequence:
- the saysd1 gene encoding SAYSvFN domain-containing protein 1, protein MEQKLAEFRARRQAEKAAQKSETTGSQSRGETAADTAAQCDKTPTADSLQPEDRARNNQTATDGSQSSDRGDWLLDSALGKWLASRQFVISNITLLKVLLWLVLLGLFAELEFGLPFFVISLFYWLYEGLRSPAPRKPGELSAYSVFNPDCQPLLGALTAEQLEGEMGYRPLANR, encoded by the exons ATGGAGCAAAAGCTGGCAGAGTTCAGAGCCAGACGACAGGCTGAAAAAGCTGCTCAGAAGAGTGAGACTACTGGTTCACAATCCAGAGGGGAGACAGCAGCAGACACCGCTGCTCAGTGTGATAAAACACCCACAGCTGACAGTCTGCAGCCTGAAGACAGGGCACGAAACAACCAGACTGCGACCGACGGCTCTCAAAGCAGC GATCGTGGAGACTGGCTGCTGGATAGCGCTCTGGGAAAGTGGCTGGCTTCCCGACAGTTTGTCATTTCTAACATCACTTTACTAAAAGTGCTGCTATGGCTGGTTCTGCTGGGTCTGTTTGCCGAACTGGAGTTTGGTCTCCCCTTTTTTGTCATCTCTCTTTTCTACTGGCTCTATGAAGGACTCCGGAGCCCAGCGCCGCGCAAGCCTGGTGAACTGAGTGCTTATTCAGTGTTCAATCCAGACTGTCAACCTCTGCTGGGTGCTCTAACCGCAGAGCAGCTAGAGGGAGAGATGGGCTACAGACCTCTGGCAAACAGATGA
- the grcc10 gene encoding protein C10, which produces MVCRKKPPTVPVLRQFHSSVASLVIVFSRDMATAPAQQPTLTVEQTRVVLSEVIQAFSVPENAARMEEARESACNDMGKMLQLVLPVATQIQQEVIKAYGFNNEGEGVLKFARLVKMYETQDPEIAAMSAKLKSLLLPPLSTPPIGGAIPAS; this is translated from the exons ATGGTGTGTCGCAAGAAGCCTCCAACAGTCCCCGTTTTACGACAGTTTCACAGTTCTGTTGCTAGCTTAGTGATTGTTTTCAGTAGAG acatgGCCACAGCTCCAGCACAGCAGCCCACTCTGACAGTTGAGCAGACCAGAG TGGTTTTGAGCGAGGTGATCCAGGCATTCTCAGTACCGGAGAATGCCGCACGGATGGAGGAGGCCAGAGAGAGCGCCTGCAACGACATGGGCAAGATGCTGCAGCTTGTGCTCCCTGTGGCCACCCAAATTCAACAAGAGGTTATCAAAGCCTACGGATTCAACAATGAGGGGGAAG GTGTCCTTAAATTTGCCCGACTGGTCAAGATGTATGAAACCCAGGACCCAGAAATCGCAGCCATGTCTGCTAAACTGAAATCTCTTCTCCTACCGCCACTTTCAACACCACCTATAGGAGGCGCCATTCCAGCTTCATAG